From one Planococcus citri chromosome 3, ihPlaCitr1.1, whole genome shotgun sequence genomic stretch:
- the LOC135840324 gene encoding CDK5 regulatory subunit-associated protein 3, with protein MEDNIPIDIHIPKLLEWLLDRRHCKKDWQAQITSIREKINAAIQDMPENESIKELLSGSYLNYFHCCQIVEILKETEADTKNLFGMYGSQRMKDWQEIVRLYQKDNVYLAESANILLRNVKYEVPGIKKQIAKLKQLQQECEKKIADYIKSASSAQRELESMKKQIGISGNNVQRELLSRVSHLNEVYANVTSNIKVLEKALQHYIAFSQMVAGITYELPLISYVIEKGNTTTYEWLYGEPPQKIELPDTDKLIDDSENNAVSDEIDWDISEVNDTDIDYGISLEESGIEVETAEKETNVARGVEAYTVLDNPKTRDEFISQLMELQSFLKMRLLETQKDSVGLSLMNEQVQESSENLVKMLDSVQVVKQLLTDSVTQQLHFIKHSKRYVEKVASSFDQKLNAVEKMKASQEAMKIRKQEVETEEAELKPKLKILMNKTRTLQEQIESEISKKYKNRPVNLMGGF; from the exons GAAGACAATATCCCAATAGATATCCATATTCCAAAATTGTTGGAATGGCTGCTCGACCGGAGGCATTGTAAGAAAGATTGGCAAGCCCAGATAACATCaattagagaaaaaattaaCGCAGCTATACAGGACATGCCTGAAAATGAAAGCATCAAGGAACTTCTGTCAGGATCAT atttgaattattttcactgTTGtcaaattgtcgaaattttgaaagaaaccgAAGCAGATACAAAAAACCTGTTTGGTATGTATGGATCGCAAAGAATGAAAGATTGGCAGGAAATCGTTCGTTTATACCAGAAAGATAACGTCTACTTGGCTGAATCAGCTAATATTCTGTTGAGAAATGTGAAATATGAAGTGCCCggtattaaaaaacaaattgcGAAACTGAAACAACTTCAGCAG gaatgtgaaaaaaaaattgcggatTATATCAAAAGTGCTTCCTCCGCTCAACGAGAATTAGAGTCGATGAAGAAACAAATCGGAATTTCTGGAAATAATGTTCAAAGAGAGTTACTAAGTAGAGTTTCTCATTTAAATGAAGTATATGCTAATGTTACATCGAATATCAAAGTCTTGGAAAAAGCTTTGCAACATTATATTGCCTTTTCTCAAATGGTCGCTGGAATAACCTACGAACTGCCGCTTATTTCCTACGTTATCG aaaaaggaaATACCACCACTTACGAATGGTTATACGGTGAACCTCCGCAGAAAATTGAACTGCCCGATACCGATAAACTTATCGATGATTCCGAGAATAATGCAGTTTCAGATGAAATTGATTGGGATATATCTGAGGTAAATGATACAGACATTGATTACGGAATATCTCTTGAAGAAAGTGGCATCGAAGTCGAAACTgctgaaaaagaaacaaatgtGGCCAGAGGAGTAGAAGCGTACACCGTATTAGACAATCCTAAAACAAGAGATGAATTCATTAGTCAACTAATGGAA TTGCAatcctttttaaaaatgcgtTTATTGGAAACGCAGAAAGATAGCGTTGGGTTATCTCTGATGAACGAGCAGGTACAAGAGTCTTCTGAAAATCTTGTCAAAATGTTGGATTCTGTGCAAGTGGTCAAACAATTATTGACTGATTCGGTTACTCAGCAGCTACATTTCATAAAACATTCTAAACg GTATGTCGAAAAAGTGGCTTCCTCATTTGATCAGAAATTAAAtgctgttgaaaaaatgaaagcttcTCAAGAAGCAATGAAAATACGAAAACAGGAAGTTGAAACCGAAGAGGCTGAACTTAAACCTAAACTGAAAATACTGATGAATAAAACCAGAACTTTACAAGAACAG aTTGaatctgaaatatcaaaaaaatacaaaaaccgGCCCGTGAATTTGATGGGAGGATTTTAA